A section of the Ictalurus punctatus breed USDA103 chromosome 8, Coco_2.0, whole genome shotgun sequence genome encodes:
- the nkrf gene encoding NF-kappa-B-repressing factor isoform X2, translated as MVWVNHVFMGCSYGPQLMQRVLEMAEGIHVGEMPSYELVSSAEAKKRPNSSDGREEPMRKMPVSKFGPRPRFEPVHFVSGSSSNTSGLGFADEKENEKDRRSGEVNSIRQREPDQPHSSSHGYGPPPSSSLYGFDSWADRRSKDMSFSNKSGFGYGSRGPTSNFMGKMQQEYTARYEAHSARQANSPPQSSRFDSYSGGRPGRWDSGRHGLGFGRKDRPSSSKGLTRAYDSPSRASPGLLPTPCMPTPVPPTTLDEKQRLITRVLSAVAVTLRDPAFVGGPDGPNYNFILSRSIQSCKTNPEYIYVNLKDIPPSDLPKNKKVPPEGYACELRCSGVYLATGYSGSKNGARDRASEQAVKLFMKPVEVRVVQRLYKRNYVNDLVVCQLNTPTPALVPPLRNPEDSPPPSTKGQYVPDKSKHWTEFVIMENAHDAICILNNSAAYNRMKIDYSFDPVPNSSAWVCSVYLQGELLAQGRGTKKSSKHTAAEEAVKKLRMNQAVRQQQEQQEQYQQQQFSQGYPNVDQTVGSVGQYGGRKKHLSELVILENSDNAICIINDTAQFNKVAADYKFTVLPDHRWRCEVYIEGQFVAEGIGPKKTVKHIAAEEAIATLKRTQAVVKSNLRKEGNVDAISRNQILARGGEEAAQQEIKEDNIGNQLLRKMGWTGGGLGREGDGISEPIMVKEQFSREGLGMDMEKHGHLTKRDIEEIIRTYACSERQDDLRFSTELNNEERKQIHQVSQKYGLRSKSYGQGRHRFLVVSRRVQKDQLIGQLLQEGQVGRYELVKPQAPE; from the exons ATGGTGTGGGTCAACCACGTGTTCATGGGATGCAG CTATGGCCCACAACTGATGCAGCGAGTGCTTGAGATGGCAGAGGGGATTCATGTTGGCGAAATGCCCTCGTATGAACTAGTCTCAAGTGCTGAAGCAAAAAAGAGGCCGAATTCATCTGATGGAA gaGAGGAACCCATGAGGAAGATGCCAGTGTCCAAATTTGGCCCGAGACCACGATTCGAGCCAGTACACTTTGTCAgtggcagcagcagcaacaccagTGGATTAGGGTTTGCTGATGAAAAAGAAAACGAGAAAGATCGAAGGAGCGGGGAGGTGAATAGCATAAGGCAGAGGGAGCCAGACCAACCACACAGCAGTAGCCATGGTTATGGCCCTCCTCCCTCCTCATCATTATATGGTTTTGACTCTTGGGCTGATCGTAGAAGCAAGGACATGTCCTTCAGCAACAAGAGCGGTTTTGGTTATGGCAGCAGAGGGCCTACCTCAAACTTCATGGGAAAAATGCAACAGGAATACACAGCAAGATATGAGGCACACAGTGCAAGACAGGCAAACTCACCTCCTCAGTCAAGCCGATTTGATAGCTATTCAGGGGGAAGGCCTGGACGCTGGGATTCTGGACGGCATGGCTTGGGCTTTGGGCGTAAGGATAGACCATCATCTAGCAAAGGTTTGACTAGAGCCTATGACAGCCCAAGCAGAGCCAGTCCTGGCCTTCTCCCGACACCATGTATGCCAACCCCAGTTCCTCCAACTACCCTGGATGAGAAGCAAAGGTTAATTACCAGGGTTTTATCTGCTGTAGCAGTTACACTCCGAGACCCTGCATTCGTGGGCGGACCTGATGGTCCAAATTACAATTTCATCCTCAGCCGCAGCATTCAGTCTTGTAAAACTAACCCTGAGTACATTTATGTTAACTTAAAAGATATTCCTCCATCTGACCTTCCTAAGAACAAAAAAGTACCACCTGAGGGCTATGCATGTGAGTTGAGATGTTCAGGTGTGTACCTTGCGACAGGCTACTCTGGCAGCAAGAATGGTGCCAGGGACCGTGCATCAGAGCAGGCTGTGAAGCTTTTCATGAAACCAGTGGAGGTCCGTGTAGTGCAGCGTCTGTATAAACGTAATTATGTCAATGACTTGGTAGTGTGCCAGTTGAACACACCCACCCCTGCCTTAGTTCCGCCTCTACGTAACCCAGAGGACAGCCCACCACCCAGTACCAAGGGTCAGTATGTGCCTGATAAAAGCAAACATTGGACAGAGTTTGTCATCATGGAAAATGCCCATGACGCCATTTGCATCCTCAACAATTCTGCTGCCTATAACCGTATGAAAATTGACTATTCCTTTGATCCAGTACCTAATAGCAGCGCATGGGTGTGTAGTGTATACTTGCAAGGTGAACTTTTGGCTCAAGGCAGAGGGACAAAAAAGAGCTCTAAACACACtgcagctgaggaggccgtaaAAAAGCTGCGAATGAACCAGGCAGTTCGCCAACAGCAGGAACAACAGGAACAATACCAACAGCAGCAGTTCTCTCAAGGATACCCCAATGTTGATCAAACAGTTGGAAGTGTTGGCCAGTACGGTGGGCGAAAGAAACATCTCAGTGAACTAGTTATTCTAGAAAACTCTGATAATGCCATTTGCATCATTAACGATACTGCACAGTTTAACAAGGTGGCTGCAGACTATAAATTTACAGTGCTACCAGACCATCGCTGGAGGTGCGAGGTCTATATCGAGGGTCAGTTTGTAGCCGAAGGCATTGGTCCCAAAAAGACCGTCAAACACATTGCAGCCGAGGAGGCCATTGCCACTCTGAAACGTACACAAGCAGTGGTGAAGTCGAACCTTAGAAAGGAGGGCAACGTAGACGCCATTTCCCGAAATCAAATTCTGGCTCGTGGTGGGGAGGAGGCCGCACAGCAGGAAATAAAGGAAGACAATATTGGTAACCAGTTACTCCGTAAGATGGGCTGGACAGGTGGTGGGTTGGGTCGAGAGGGAGACGGCATATCTGAACCAATCATGGTTAAGGAACAGTTTAGTAGAGAAGGACTCGGTATGGACATGGAAAAACATGGTCATTTGACGAAGCGTGATATCGAGGAAATCATACGCACTTATGCTTGTTCAGAGCGCCAGGATGACCTGCGATTCTCCACCGAGCTCAATAACGAAGAGCGTAAGCAAATTCACCAGGTCTCCCAAAAATATGGGCTGCGGAGCAAATCTTACGGCCAGGGAAGACACCGCTTCCTCGTGGTTAGCCGGAGAGTGCAAAAGGATCAGCTGATTGGTCAACTGCTGCAAGAGGGTCAGGTGGGACGATACGAACTGGTAAAACCTCAGGCCCCTGAATGA
- the nkrf gene encoding NF-kappa-B-repressing factor isoform X1 — protein MQRVLEMAEGIHVGEMPSYELVSSAEAKKRPNSSDGREEPMRKMPVSKFGPRPRFEPVHFVSGSSSNTSGLGFADEKENEKDRRSGEVNSIRQREPDQPHSSSHGYGPPPSSSLYGFDSWADRRSKDMSFSNKSGFGYGSRGPTSNFMGKMQQEYTARYEAHSARQANSPPQSSRFDSYSGGRPGRWDSGRHGLGFGRKDRPSSSKGLTRAYDSPSRASPGLLPTPCMPTPVPPTTLDEKQRLITRVLSAVAVTLRDPAFVGGPDGPNYNFILSRSIQSCKTNPEYIYVNLKDIPPSDLPKNKKVPPEGYACELRCSGVYLATGYSGSKNGARDRASEQAVKLFMKPVEVRVVQRLYKRNYVNDLVVCQLNTPTPALVPPLRNPEDSPPPSTKGQYVPDKSKHWTEFVIMENAHDAICILNNSAAYNRMKIDYSFDPVPNSSAWVCSVYLQGELLAQGRGTKKSSKHTAAEEAVKKLRMNQAVRQQQEQQEQYQQQQFSQGYPNVDQTVGSVGQYGGRKKHLSELVILENSDNAICIINDTAQFNKVAADYKFTVLPDHRWRCEVYIEGQFVAEGIGPKKTVKHIAAEEAIATLKRTQAVVKSNLRKEGNVDAISRNQILARGGEEAAQQEIKEDNIGNQLLRKMGWTGGGLGREGDGISEPIMVKEQFSREGLGMDMEKHGHLTKRDIEEIIRTYACSERQDDLRFSTELNNEERKQIHQVSQKYGLRSKSYGQGRHRFLVVSRRVQKDQLIGQLLQEGQVGRYELVKPQAPE, from the exons ATGCAGCGAGTGCTTGAGATGGCAGAGGGGATTCATGTTGGCGAAATGCCCTCGTATGAACTAGTCTCAAGTGCTGAAGCAAAAAAGAGGCCGAATTCATCTGATGGAA gaGAGGAACCCATGAGGAAGATGCCAGTGTCCAAATTTGGCCCGAGACCACGATTCGAGCCAGTACACTTTGTCAgtggcagcagcagcaacaccagTGGATTAGGGTTTGCTGATGAAAAAGAAAACGAGAAAGATCGAAGGAGCGGGGAGGTGAATAGCATAAGGCAGAGGGAGCCAGACCAACCACACAGCAGTAGCCATGGTTATGGCCCTCCTCCCTCCTCATCATTATATGGTTTTGACTCTTGGGCTGATCGTAGAAGCAAGGACATGTCCTTCAGCAACAAGAGCGGTTTTGGTTATGGCAGCAGAGGGCCTACCTCAAACTTCATGGGAAAAATGCAACAGGAATACACAGCAAGATATGAGGCACACAGTGCAAGACAGGCAAACTCACCTCCTCAGTCAAGCCGATTTGATAGCTATTCAGGGGGAAGGCCTGGACGCTGGGATTCTGGACGGCATGGCTTGGGCTTTGGGCGTAAGGATAGACCATCATCTAGCAAAGGTTTGACTAGAGCCTATGACAGCCCAAGCAGAGCCAGTCCTGGCCTTCTCCCGACACCATGTATGCCAACCCCAGTTCCTCCAACTACCCTGGATGAGAAGCAAAGGTTAATTACCAGGGTTTTATCTGCTGTAGCAGTTACACTCCGAGACCCTGCATTCGTGGGCGGACCTGATGGTCCAAATTACAATTTCATCCTCAGCCGCAGCATTCAGTCTTGTAAAACTAACCCTGAGTACATTTATGTTAACTTAAAAGATATTCCTCCATCTGACCTTCCTAAGAACAAAAAAGTACCACCTGAGGGCTATGCATGTGAGTTGAGATGTTCAGGTGTGTACCTTGCGACAGGCTACTCTGGCAGCAAGAATGGTGCCAGGGACCGTGCATCAGAGCAGGCTGTGAAGCTTTTCATGAAACCAGTGGAGGTCCGTGTAGTGCAGCGTCTGTATAAACGTAATTATGTCAATGACTTGGTAGTGTGCCAGTTGAACACACCCACCCCTGCCTTAGTTCCGCCTCTACGTAACCCAGAGGACAGCCCACCACCCAGTACCAAGGGTCAGTATGTGCCTGATAAAAGCAAACATTGGACAGAGTTTGTCATCATGGAAAATGCCCATGACGCCATTTGCATCCTCAACAATTCTGCTGCCTATAACCGTATGAAAATTGACTATTCCTTTGATCCAGTACCTAATAGCAGCGCATGGGTGTGTAGTGTATACTTGCAAGGTGAACTTTTGGCTCAAGGCAGAGGGACAAAAAAGAGCTCTAAACACACtgcagctgaggaggccgtaaAAAAGCTGCGAATGAACCAGGCAGTTCGCCAACAGCAGGAACAACAGGAACAATACCAACAGCAGCAGTTCTCTCAAGGATACCCCAATGTTGATCAAACAGTTGGAAGTGTTGGCCAGTACGGTGGGCGAAAGAAACATCTCAGTGAACTAGTTATTCTAGAAAACTCTGATAATGCCATTTGCATCATTAACGATACTGCACAGTTTAACAAGGTGGCTGCAGACTATAAATTTACAGTGCTACCAGACCATCGCTGGAGGTGCGAGGTCTATATCGAGGGTCAGTTTGTAGCCGAAGGCATTGGTCCCAAAAAGACCGTCAAACACATTGCAGCCGAGGAGGCCATTGCCACTCTGAAACGTACACAAGCAGTGGTGAAGTCGAACCTTAGAAAGGAGGGCAACGTAGACGCCATTTCCCGAAATCAAATTCTGGCTCGTGGTGGGGAGGAGGCCGCACAGCAGGAAATAAAGGAAGACAATATTGGTAACCAGTTACTCCGTAAGATGGGCTGGACAGGTGGTGGGTTGGGTCGAGAGGGAGACGGCATATCTGAACCAATCATGGTTAAGGAACAGTTTAGTAGAGAAGGACTCGGTATGGACATGGAAAAACATGGTCATTTGACGAAGCGTGATATCGAGGAAATCATACGCACTTATGCTTGTTCAGAGCGCCAGGATGACCTGCGATTCTCCACCGAGCTCAATAACGAAGAGCGTAAGCAAATTCACCAGGTCTCCCAAAAATATGGGCTGCGGAGCAAATCTTACGGCCAGGGAAGACACCGCTTCCTCGTGGTTAGCCGGAGAGTGCAAAAGGATCAGCTGATTGGTCAACTGCTGCAAGAGGGTCAGGTGGGACGATACGAACTGGTAAAACCTCAGGCCCCTGAATGA